Proteins encoded by one window of Lathyrus oleraceus cultivar Zhongwan6 chromosome 1, CAAS_Psat_ZW6_1.0, whole genome shotgun sequence:
- the LOC127103726 gene encoding uncharacterized protein LOC127103726, producing MEFMRNYFPEDVRGNKEIEFLEMMQDNLSITEYAAIFVELAKFYPHYSEETIEFSKCIEFENGLHSKIQQAIGYQQIRRFPEFVNNCRIYEDDIKPQSTHYKGLSKRRGKKNLNSGKPYSNPVDKGK from the coding sequence ATGGAATTTATGAGAAATTACTTTCCTGAGGATGTTCGTGGGAACAAGGAGATTGAGTTTCTAGAGATGATGCAAGACAACTTGTCGATTACTGAGTATGCTGCCATATTTGTGGAACTTGCTAAGTTCTACCCTCATTATAGTGAGGAGACTATTGAATTCTCGAAATGTATCGAATTCGAGAATGGTTTACATTCTAAAATTCAGCAGGCGATTGGATACCAACAGATCAGGAGGTTTCCAGAGTTTGTGAACAACTGTAGAATTTATGAGGATGATATTAAGCCTCAATCGACTCACTATAAGGGGCtgagcaagagaagaggaaagaAGAATCTGAATAGTGGGAAGCCATATAGTAATCCAGTTGATAAAGGTAAATAA